In one Salvelinus sp. IW2-2015 unplaced genomic scaffold, ASM291031v2 Un_scaffold2647, whole genome shotgun sequence genomic region, the following are encoded:
- the LOC112074474 gene encoding tumor necrosis factor receptor superfamily member 14-like isoform X1 has protein sequence MSISRVWLLYCAVLVQLDMIIPASGNKCGPAEYKSNTGQCCPMCGKGLVVRKDCTFESSTSCIPCIGQTYMNAANGLDKCFPCSPCDPGHGLFNLVTCTTTSNSICHVLNGYYCTSFLAGNECTFALRQTLCSPGQRVKVPGTKTTDTMCEECQHGFYSQHGVNCTAWTDCKAIGQYKIEDGSQTRDVVCRKSAESLRNRVMVLVPSSVFLFVVIIFGYLYVTEGKETKGNELSPKLPVEETGFHERSLVADEELHSGNYTSTVTTGQGRQSKDSDEEY, from the exons ATGTCAATATCACGTGTATGGCttttgtactgtgctgtactggtCCAACTCG ACATGATCATACCTGCATCTGGAAACAAGTGTGGCCCTGCAGAGTACAAATCTAACACTGGTCAGTGCTGTCCAATGTGTGGAAAAG GTTTAGTTGTCCGCAAGGACTGTACATTTGAGTCCAGCACGTCCTGCATACCCTGTATAGGACAGACCTACATGAATGCAGCTAACGGCTTGGACAAGTGCTTTCCCTGCAGTCCTTGTGATCCAG GACACGGTCTGTTCAATTTGGTGACGTGTACTACTACAAGTAACTCTATTTGTCATGTTCTAAATGGATATTATTGTACCAGCTTCTTAGCTGGCAACGAGTGCACCTTTGCGCTAAGACAAACACTTTGCTCACCTGGACAGAGAGTTAAAGTACcgg GAACAAAGACAACAGATACCATGTGTGAGGAGTGTCAGCATGGCTTTTACTCACAACATGGTGTGAACTGCACTGCTTGGACTGA TTGTAAAGCCATTGGACAATACAAGATTGAAGATGGAAGTCAAACAAGAGATGTTGTTTGCAGAAAATCTGCGGAATCTCTAAGGAATAGAGTCATGGTCTTagttccatcttcagttttcctTTTTGTAGTCATTATTTTTGGTTATTTGTATGTAACTGAAG GTAAAGAAACTAAAG GAAATGAACTATCTCCTAAG CTTCCTGTAGAGGAAACCGGTTTTCACGAACGTTCACT AGTGGCGGACGAAGAGCTTCATAGTGGAAACTATACCTCAACTGTGACAACTGGCCAAGGACGACAGAGCAAGGACTCTGACGAGGAATATTGA
- the LOC112074474 gene encoding tumor necrosis factor receptor superfamily member 14-like isoform X2, producing MIIPASGNKCGPAEYKSNTGQCCPMCGKGLVVRKDCTFESSTSCIPCIGQTYMNAANGLDKCFPCSPCDPGHGLFNLVTCTTTSNSICHVLNGYYCTSFLAGNECTFALRQTLCSPGQRVKVPGTKTTDTMCEECQHGFYSQHGVNCTAWTDCKAIGQYKIEDGSQTRDVVCRKSAESLRNRVMVLVPSSVFLFVVIIFGYLYVTEGKETKGNELSPKLPVEETGFHERSLVADEELHSGNYTSTVTTGQGRQSKDSDEEY from the exons ATGATCATACCTGCATCTGGAAACAAGTGTGGCCCTGCAGAGTACAAATCTAACACTGGTCAGTGCTGTCCAATGTGTGGAAAAG GTTTAGTTGTCCGCAAGGACTGTACATTTGAGTCCAGCACGTCCTGCATACCCTGTATAGGACAGACCTACATGAATGCAGCTAACGGCTTGGACAAGTGCTTTCCCTGCAGTCCTTGTGATCCAG GACACGGTCTGTTCAATTTGGTGACGTGTACTACTACAAGTAACTCTATTTGTCATGTTCTAAATGGATATTATTGTACCAGCTTCTTAGCTGGCAACGAGTGCACCTTTGCGCTAAGACAAACACTTTGCTCACCTGGACAGAGAGTTAAAGTACcgg GAACAAAGACAACAGATACCATGTGTGAGGAGTGTCAGCATGGCTTTTACTCACAACATGGTGTGAACTGCACTGCTTGGACTGA TTGTAAAGCCATTGGACAATACAAGATTGAAGATGGAAGTCAAACAAGAGATGTTGTTTGCAGAAAATCTGCGGAATCTCTAAGGAATAGAGTCATGGTCTTagttccatcttcagttttcctTTTTGTAGTCATTATTTTTGGTTATTTGTATGTAACTGAAG GTAAAGAAACTAAAG GAAATGAACTATCTCCTAAG CTTCCTGTAGAGGAAACCGGTTTTCACGAACGTTCACT AGTGGCGGACGAAGAGCTTCATAGTGGAAACTATACCTCAACTGTGACAACTGGCCAAGGACGACAGAGCAAGGACTCTGACGAGGAATATTGA